A part of Winslowiella toletana genomic DNA contains:
- the trxA gene encoding thioredoxin TrxA gives MSSDKIVHLTDDSFETDVLKAEGLTLVDFWAEWCGPCKMIAPILDEVADEYDGKLTIAKLNIDENPGTAPKYGIRGIPTLLLFKNGEVAATKVGALSKGQLKEFLNANLG, from the coding sequence ATGAGCAGCGATAAAATTGTTCACCTGACCGATGACAGCTTCGAAACCGACGTCCTGAAAGCCGAAGGTTTAACGCTGGTTGATTTCTGGGCAGAGTGGTGTGGCCCGTGCAAAATGATTGCACCCATTCTGGATGAAGTCGCTGACGAATACGATGGTAAGCTGACCATTGCGAAACTGAATATCGACGAAAATCCGGGCACTGCGCCTAAGTATGGTATTCGTGGTATTCCTACGCTGTTGCTGTTTAAAAACGGCGAAGTGGCAGCAACGAAAGTTGGCGCGCTTTCTAAAGGCCAGCTGAAAGAGTTCCTGAACGCAAATCTGGGTTAA
- the rho gene encoding transcription termination factor Rho — translation MNLTELKNTPVSELITLGENMGLENLARMRKQDIIFAILKQHAKSGEDIFGDGVLEILQDGFGFLRSGDSSYLAGPDDIYVSPSQIRRFNLRTGDSVAGKIRPPKEGERYFALLKVNEVNYDKPENARNKILFENLTPLHANSRLRMERGNGSTEDLTARVLDLASPIGRGQRGLIVAPPKAGKTMLLQNIAQSIAYNHPDCTLMVLLIDERPEEVTEMQRLVKGEVIASTFDEPASRHVQVAEMVIEKAKRLVEHKKDVIILLDSITRLARAYNTVVPASGKVLTGGVDANALHRPKRFFGAARNVEEGGSLTIIATALVDTGSKMDEVIYEEFKGTGNMELHLARKIAEKRVFPAIDYNRSGTRKEELLTSQEELQKMWILRKIIHPMGEIDAMEFLINKLAMTKTNDEFFDMMKRS, via the coding sequence ATGAATCTTACCGAATTAAAAAATACGCCGGTTTCTGAGCTGATTACTCTCGGCGAAAACATGGGGCTGGAAAACCTGGCGCGTATGCGCAAACAGGACATTATTTTCGCCATCCTCAAGCAACATGCAAAAAGTGGCGAAGATATCTTCGGCGATGGCGTATTGGAAATATTGCAGGACGGATTTGGTTTCCTCCGTTCTGGAGATAGCTCCTACCTCGCCGGTCCTGATGATATCTACGTTTCCCCTAGCCAGATTCGCCGCTTTAACCTTCGTACCGGCGACAGCGTCGCTGGCAAAATTCGACCGCCAAAAGAAGGCGAGCGTTACTTTGCCCTGCTGAAGGTTAATGAGGTCAACTACGACAAACCAGAAAACGCGCGTAATAAAATTCTGTTTGAGAACTTAACGCCGCTGCACGCAAACTCTCGTCTGCGTATGGAGCGTGGTAATGGTTCCACCGAAGATTTAACCGCACGTGTACTGGATCTGGCATCACCTATTGGCCGCGGCCAGCGTGGTCTGATTGTGGCGCCGCCAAAAGCGGGTAAAACCATGCTGCTGCAGAATATCGCACAGAGCATTGCCTACAATCACCCGGATTGTACGCTGATGGTATTGCTGATCGATGAACGTCCGGAAGAAGTGACCGAGATGCAGCGTCTGGTTAAAGGCGAAGTGATTGCTTCGACCTTTGATGAGCCAGCATCCCGCCACGTTCAGGTTGCCGAGATGGTTATCGAGAAAGCGAAGCGTCTGGTTGAGCACAAGAAAGATGTGATCATCCTGCTTGACTCGATTACACGTCTGGCGCGTGCCTACAACACCGTGGTGCCGGCTTCCGGTAAAGTTCTGACCGGTGGTGTGGATGCGAACGCCCTGCATCGTCCGAAGCGTTTCTTCGGTGCTGCGCGTAACGTGGAAGAGGGCGGAAGCCTGACCATCATCGCTACCGCGCTGGTTGATACTGGCTCGAAGATGGATGAAGTGATTTACGAAGAGTTTAAAGGCACCGGTAACATGGAGCTGCATCTCGCACGTAAAATCGCCGAAAAACGCGTCTTCCCGGCTATCGACTACAACCGCTCTGGTACTCGTAAAGAAGAGCTGCTTACTTCCCAGGAAGAGTTGCAGAAGATGTGGATCCTGCGCAAAATTATTCACCCAATGGGTGAAATTGATGCGATGGAGTTCCTTATCAACAAACTGGCGATGACCAAAACCAACGATGAATTCTTCGATATGATGAAGCGCTCCTAA